Proteins co-encoded in one Acidobacteriota bacterium genomic window:
- a CDS encoding type II secretion system protein GspG, which yields MALIRISFLALCLVAAISCAGSEQEARALLNEALQRRNKGDYIEALRLASDVVERHRETEAATEAARLLPALRRLADRQRSELLNVQLLSVEGALDLFRLDVGRYPLESEGLLALLEEPPKVEGWNGPYMTSNDYLSEIVYMSNGEAAATFHPDAVLPSIPLSRFAPKDAVSPEGRNMKLHVTRVSPSDTSKMELLVGRLLNRGDRNTLPLPVLGNQRLAEIWRFGTEFEVPDRGRLVLVGIVGDGYQVPTVYLPVSEQ from the coding sequence ATGGCTCTCATCCGCATTTCATTTCTTGCCCTGTGCTTGGTCGCCGCTATTTCCTGCGCCGGTTCGGAGCAGGAGGCCAGGGCACTGCTGAACGAGGCGTTGCAACGGAGAAACAAAGGCGACTATATTGAAGCCCTCAGGTTGGCCAGCGATGTGGTGGAGAGACATCGCGAAACGGAGGCTGCAACGGAAGCGGCAAGGCTGTTACCTGCACTGCGGCGTCTCGCCGATCGGCAGCGTTCGGAGCTGTTAAACGTTCAGTTGTTGAGCGTGGAAGGCGCTCTAGACTTGTTTCGTCTCGACGTCGGCCGATATCCGCTAGAAAGTGAAGGACTTCTGGCGTTGCTCGAAGAGCCTCCGAAGGTGGAAGGCTGGAATGGCCCGTATATGACCTCGAATGACTATCTGAGTGAAATCGTGTACATGAGCAACGGTGAGGCCGCTGCGACGTTCCACCCCGATGCAGTTCTTCCTTCCATTCCGCTCTCGCGCTTCGCCCCCAAAGACGCTGTCTCCCCGGAGGGTAGGAATATGAAGCTGCATGTGACCAGAGTCTCGCCTTCAGACACGTCGAAGATGGAGCTCCTGGTAGGACGCCTTTTAAACCGAGGCGACCGGAATACGCTCCCGCTGCCGGTGCTGGGCAATCAGAGGTTGGCCGAGATTTGGAGGTTCGGCACTGAGTTTGAGGTTCCCGATAGGGGACGCCTGGTTCTAGTTGGCATTGTCGGCGATGGGTATCAAGTGCCTACCGTCTATTTGCCCGTTTCCGAGCAATGA